TCCTGCCGGGTAAGTACACGCACATGTGGTTCAAAGCCACCAAGCCGGGTAAGTATCACCTCTTCTGCGCGGAGTACTGCGGCACGAACCACTCGGGCATGGTCGGGTGGATTACCGTCCAGGAGCGGGCCGAGTACGAGCAGTGGCTCGCCGGGAGCAGCGGCCAGGGCACGACGATGGCCCAGGCGGGAGAGAAGCTGTTCAAGGACCTGGCCTGCTCGTCATGTCACCAGACCGACACAATCGGCCGGGGACCGACGCTCGTCGGCTTGTACGACAACAAGGTCACCCTCGACAACGGGTCGACCGTGATGGCCGACGACGCGTACCTGCGAGAGTCGATTACCAATCCGCGGGCGAAAGTGGTCGCGGGTTTCCAGCCCGTGATGCCGTCGTTCCAGGGCCTCGTCAGCGAAGAAGGCCTGCTGCAAATACTGGAGTACATCAAGTCGCTGCGGACCACGCCCTCGAACGCGACCGGGGTTGTTCCCCCACCTGCTCCCGCGATCCCAGCGAAGAAGTAAGCCTATGGATACCGCCGCCACGCCGCATTCGAACTACCTGACCGACGGTTACAGCTTGAAGTCGTGGCTCCTGACCCGCGACCACAAGCGCATCGGGCTGCTGTACCTGTTCAGTGTCACCGCCTTCTTTCTGCTCGGCGCGTTTTTCGCCGGGATCATCCGCCTGGAGCTGCTGACGCCGGCCGGCGACCTGGTCTCGTCGGACATTTATAACCGGCTCTTCACGATGCACGGCGTCGTGATGATCTTCTTCTTCCTGATCCCGTCGATTCCGTCGGTGCTCGGCAACTTTCTGGTGCCCATCATGATTGGCGCCAAGGATCTCGCCTTTCCGCGTCTCAACCTGCTGAGCTGGTATCTGTACACGTTCGGCGGGCTCTTCACGCTGTGGGCCCTGGTGACGGGCGGCGTGGACACGGGCTGGACCTTCTACACGCCGTACAGCAGCTCGTTCTCGAACTCGAATGTCGCGCTGGTAATAGTCGGCATTTTCATTAATGGTTTCTCGTCGATCCTGACCGGCCTCAACTTCATCGTCACGATCCACAAGATGCGCGCGCCCGGCATGACCTGGTTCCGGATGCCGCTTTTCGTCTGGGCCCACTACGCGACCTCGCTCATCTTCGTCCTGGGGACGCCGGTCATCGCCATCACGCTCCTGATGGTCGGCGCCGAGCGGGTGCTGCACCTGGGCATCTTCGACCCGAAACTGGGCGGCGACCCGGTGCTCTTCCAGCACCTGTTCTGGTTCTATTCACACCCGGCCGTCTACATCATGATCCTGCCGGCCATGGGCGTCGCAAGCGAGTTGGTGGCCGCCTTTTCACGCAAGGCGATTTTCGGCTACGAGTTCGTGGCCTTCTCGAGTCTCGCGATCGCGGTATTCGGCTTCCTCGTCTGGGGCCATCACATGTTCGTCAGCAGCGAGTCGGTGTACTCGGCAATGGCGTTCTCGCTGCTCAGTTTCCTGGTCGCGATCCCGTCGGCGGTCAAGGTCTTCAACTGGTCCGCGACGATGTACAAGGGCTCGATCTCGTTTGAAGCACCGATGCTGTACGTGTTCGGGTTCATCGGTCTGTTCATGATCGGCGGGCTGACGGGCTTGTTCCTGGCGGCGATCGCGGTCGATGTGCACGTCACCGACACGTACTTCGTCGTGGCGCACTTCCACTACATCATGGTCGGGGGCGCCATCATGATGTACATGGGCGGTCTGCACTTCTGGTGGCCCAAGATCTTCGGCAAGCTCTACAACGAGTTCTGGGCTCAGGTGGCGGCGGTGACGATCTTTGTCGGCTTCAACCTGACGTTCTTCCCGCAGTTCATCGTCGGTTACCTCGGCATGCCGCGCCGCTACCATGCGTATCCGCCGGAGTTCCAGTTGTGGAACATCCTCTCGACCGCCGGCGCCACTGTGCTGGCGGTGGGCTACGCGATGCCGGCGTTCTACCTGCTGCACTCGCTCTTCAAGGGCAAGCGTGCGCCGTCGAACCCGTGGGGCGCGAAGGGGCTCGAGTGGGAGACCACGTCGCCGCCGCCGACCCATAATTTCGAAACGCCGCCGGTGGTGACCGAACCGCCATACAACTACGCGAAGTGAGGACGTGATGTCGGGCACGCACTCAGACGAACCCTCGGTCCTCCAGCACCACTTCGACAATCTCGGACAGCAGTTCGAGGCGTCGGCGCTCGGGATGTGGGTGTTCCTGGTGACCGAAGTCCTTTTCTTTGGAGGGCTGTTCACGGCCTACATGGTCTACCGGATGACGTACCCGGAGGCCTTCGCGGAGGCCAGCCACCAGTTGAATATCGTGCTCGGCGGCACCAACACCGCCGTGCTCATCGGGAGTTCGCTCACGATGGCCATGGCGGTCTACGCGGCCCAACAGGGCGACCGCCACAAGCAGGTGCTGTTCCTGGTGCTCACGATGGTGCTCGGTATGGTGTTTCTGGGCGTCAAGTCGGTGGAATACAGCCATAAGTTCGCCGAGGGCCTGGTCCCGGGGCCGAACTTCCGATTCGAGGGCGACGCCATCCATGCGCAGTTGTTCTTCTCGCTCTACTTCGTGATGACCGGCCTGCACGCGCTGCACATGATTGTCGGCATCGGTATCATGGCCGTGCTGACGGTGTTCGCGTGGCGAGGGCGGTATACCAGCCGCTACCACACGCCGGTTGATGTGAGCGGTCTCTACTGGCATTTCGTGGACATCGTCTGGATCTTCCTGTTCCCACTGCTCTACCTGATCGACCGGCACGGGGCGGTCCGTTGACGGCATGGTAAACGACGTGACGCACGCCGACGTGGAATACGGCGGGACCGAGCGGCCCAAGCATCTCGTCCCCTTGAGGGTCTATTTCGCGGTGTTTGCCGCGCTGATGACGTTGACGGCGCTGACCGTCTTTGCGGCCATGCAGGACCTCGGGCCATTCAACACGGTGGTGGCGCTGGTCATCGCCTGCACCAAGGCTGTGCTGGTGGTGCTGTACTTCATGCACGTGCGATACAGCACGAAGCTGACGTGGGCCGTGATTGCCGGCGGCGTCTTCTGGCTGCTCCTCCTGCTGCTCATGACGCTCAGCGACTACATCACGCGCGGCCCCGGCTGGCTGCACTTCGGGTAGCCCAGCGGGACGGTCGTTCCCTTCGCGTCCCCTCGTTTTCCGTCGGTCGCCAGTTGCCTCAAGGGTGACGCGGCGATTCGCGGCGCGGCCCCAGCTGGCTGTACTTCGGGTAGCCCCGCGGGATGGTCGTTCCCTTCGCGTCCCCTCGTTTTCCGTCGGTCGCCAGTTGCCTCAAGGGTGACGCGGCGATTCGCGGCGCGGCCCCTCGAACCAAGCCGACAGCGAAGTCCTGAGCGAAGTCGAAGGGCGTCAGTCTGCAAAACGTGCCGTGAGGGCCGGGACAGGACCGGGGAATGGGGGCCCCCATCGTAAGGTCGGCGACACGTCCCGGTAAGGCGCGTCTTGCCGGCTTGCGTGAGCGGGGACGCAACGCGAAGCACCGCGTCGCCATGCAATCCGCCTCTGTGCCGTTTTCGGTGGCATGAGGCCGTATCCTGCGTGGTATAAGAAAGAGACGCGCCGGCAGCGGCCCGCATCGCGAGACGCGCGTCTTCAGTCCGATCAACACCCAGACACGACCGACGTCGAGCGGAGCGGTGCCATGGCCGACAGCCTGCTCTTTCTCACTGAACTGATGGGTATGAGGGTCTACGACCTGAAGGGCCGAAAAATCGGTCGCCTTCGGGACGCCTGCCTTGTACCCAGTGTCGATCCGGTCCTGGTCGACCGGTACCTGGTCGGCGGAGAATTGACGTGGTGGACCGTCCGCCAGGACCAGGTTGAGCGGATCTCGCTCGACGGCATCTACCTCCGCGACGAACAACTCACCCCGTACCACGAGGACGAGTACATGCTGCGGATGGTGCGCGACCTGCTCGATCAGCAGATCATCGACATCCATGGCCGCAAGGTGGTCCGTGTCAACGATGTCACGCTCGAACTGAAGCGCGCCAACAGCCACGATCAGCTCTGGGTGCGCGAAGTCGACGTGGGTATGCGGAGCATCTTCCGGCGCCTGTGTCAGGGCATCGTTCCTCCCCGGCTGGTCCGCCGGATGATGATGCGCATTCCGCCGAACTCGATTCGCTGGGAATTCTGCAACATCGTCGAACCCGACCCGCAGCGCCGATTGCGGTTGAAGATCGACATGACGGCCCTCGAGGACATGCACCCGGCCGATCTGGCCGACATCGTCGAGGAACTGAGTCACGAAGATCGGGAGGCGGTGTTCGAAGCGATCGACAGCGAGGTCGCGGCCGACACGCTCTCGGAGGTGGACGACCCGCGCACGCAGGCGTCGATTCTCGAATCCCTCGAAGCTGATCGTGCAGCCGACATCGTCGAGGAGATGGACCCAGACGAGGCCGCCGATGTGTTGGCTGAACTGGAAGACGAGAAGTCGGAAGCCATCCTCGACGAGATGGAAGCCGAACCGAAGACCGAGGTCGAGGAACTACTCGAATTTCATGAGAAGTCGGCCGGCGGCATGATGACCAGCGAGTTTGTCGCCGTCGCCGACACCGGGACGGTGGCCGACGCGATGGCGGCCGTCCGCGAACAGGTCGAACACATCGACACGCTGACTAACCTCTTCCTCGTGGATGCCGACGGCCGGCTCACCGGTTCGCTACCGGTGGGACGGCTGCTGCTGGCTGAAGCGCCGACTCTGCTGAGAGATCTCGCCGCCGACGACGAAATCGTGTCGGTGGTTGTCACGGAACGCCGCGATCGCGTCACTGAGATCGTGGACAAGTACAACCTGATGGCGCTGCCGGTGGTCGACGAGCACGGGGCGCTTGTCGGCGCGATTACCGCGGACGACATCATCTCGGTGCTCAGGCAGGAGTAGGCGCGTGCGGATTCTCGATCGTCTGCCTCGCCAGTGGCTGGTCTTCTTTGCCGTGATCGGCCCTGGCTTCGTCACGGCCATGGTGGATAACGACGCGGGCGGCATCTACACCTACTCGCAGGCGGGCGCCAAGTTCGGCTACATGATGCTCTGGACGCTGCCGCCGATTGCCCTGCTGCTCGTGGTGACGCAGGAAATGAACGCCCGCATGGGCGCGGTCACCGGCAAAGGACTTTCCGATCTCATTCGCGAGGAATTCGGCCTCCGGACGACGTTCGTCGTGATGATTCTGCTCGTCCTGGGGAATTTCACCAACGTCGTCGCCGAGTTCGCTGGCGTCGCCAGCGCGCTCGAGTTGTTTCACATCAGCAAGTTCATCTCGGTGCCGCTCGCCGCCCTCGCCGTCTGGCTGCTCGTCGTCAAGGGCACCTACGCGAGCGTCGAGAAGATCTTTCTCGGCGCCTGCGTGGTGTATATCGCCTACATCGTGGCGGCGGTGCTCATCAGCCCGGACTGGGAAGCCTCGGCGCTGGCCAGCGTCAGGCCGGTGCTCTTGTGGGATGCCGCGTACCTGACGCTGCTCGTCGGACTGGTGGGCACGTCTGTCGCGCCATGGATGCAGTTCTATCTGCAGGCGGCGGTGGTCGAAAAGGGCATCACGGTCAAGGACTACAGGGAATCCCGCGTCGAGGTCATCGTCGGCTGCATCGTCATGGTGGTCGTGGCGTTCTTTATCATCGTCGCGTGCGCCGCGGCCATTTACAAAACCGGGCCGCGCGACATCAACAACGCGGCCGAGGCGGCCAAAGCGCTCAGGCCCTTCGGCGAGTACGCCTATCTGCTGTTCAGCGCCGGACTGCTCAACGCATCACTGTTCGCGGCAAGTATCCTGCCCCTCTCAACGGCGTATTCGGTCTGCGAAGGTCTGGGGTTCGAATCCGGCGTCAACAAGCGATTCCGCGAGGCACCAATCTTCTATTGGCTCTACACCGGCTTGATCGTCATTGGCGCCGCCGTTGTCCTGCTGCCGAACTTCCCGCTCATTAAGATGATCCTGTTCTCGCAGGTCGTGAACGGCGTCCTGCTGCCCGTCATCCTGGTGTTCATGATCAAGCTGGTCAATAAGACCGACCTGATGGGCGAATGGGTCAATCCCCACTTCTACAACGTGATCGCGTGGATTGCCGTGGTTGTGCTGGCGGGGCTCACCTTCGTACTGACGGGCCTCACCGTGCGCGACATGTACTTCTCTGGGTAGCGCACAAACAAGCGTAGGGGCAACCCCCCGTGGTTGCCCTACCGGCGCAAGGCGGGGCGGCCACAGGGGTCGCCCCTACCAGAGAGAAACGAGCCGGACCCCCATAGGTAGGTTACCAGCCCGTCACCGTCAGTCGACGACGAACAGCTTCGCGCCCGATGCGGTCCTGGAGCGGTGCGGCTCTTCATTGTCGGCCACCTGGTAGCTCTGGCCGGGCCGCAACGTGAAGGTGCGACCGTCTTTGAGTTCGGTGACCAGCTCGCCCTCGAGGACGAGCAGCACGTGACCTCGGCTGCACCAGTGGTCCGCCAGATACCCTGGCGAGTACTCGACCATGCGGACGCGGATGTTCCCCGCTTCGAATGTCTTCCACCGCGCGGTTCCGGTTTCACCCGGATGATCCGTGCTCGGGACCTTGCTCCAATCGGTTACACCAAATGGCACGCCGGTGATCGGCATCGCGTACTCCTGAGTGTTTCGGCTGGCAACTACGGCCGCGGATTCGCGTGAGGCGATCTGGTCAAGACGCTCGCTCAGCACTACGTCCTAAGGGAATGAGTTCGTCGCCGAACTCATGAATCGAAGGAGCTAATCCCGATACTACTCCGCTATGTCCGCCCACAGCGAGCTGAGCTCCAGATCGAGCTCAACGAACGGCTCCGCTCGCACCACCTCGTCGCACATGTGGGTCGAGACGATGGTCCAGCGGCCGGATTCGAGGCGCAGGACTTCGAGCGATCGGCCAATCGGATCGATCAGCCAGGCATGCGGGATTGACTCCCGAGCATAGATCGTCAGCTTCCTGACCCTGTCGAGCGCAGCGGTCTTCGGCGACACAACCTCGCAGATCCAGTCTGGGGCCAGCGGGAAGTAGGCAGTCTTGGGCGGCTGAGCCATCCGGCTGCGACGCCAGCCCGCGACGTCCGGCACCAGGACGTCTGGGCCGAGGTGGAGCTCAGGCTCGTCCAGAATCCACCACCCACCGGGTCCGCCCTTCCCGTAGTGGTACGGCACGCTGACGAGCGCGCCAAGACCAGAAGCGGCCACCGCGTGGGGAGGTGTTGGCCTGGGTGATGCGTGCAGTTCGCCATTGACGATCTCGGCCACAAGGTTGTCGGCCAGTTGAACGAGATCGTCATACGTGGCAGGGCGATCGAACGGCGGAACGCGAGGCACGGGTTGCATTGTACATCGTCGCCAATGCACGTCACGTGCCCGAGACGGAGCCATCCCAGTGTGCGGAAATCGGTGCGTTTCGCAGGGGTAGCGAAGGCGGATGGCAGAATCTGCACGTCGCGCCGTCGACGCGAATTGCAGATTCTGCGAGAGTCTGGCTTCTCAAACGTGAAACAAGAAATCCGTCAGTTGATGACGGACAACGTCGCGTCGCAGTCGGTCAGGGAAGGGTCGCCAGAATTCACCGGTCTCGACGGACAACCCGGGGTCTGAAGACCCCGGGCTCCACCAGAACAAACAAGAACGACGAACAATGCCTGACCCGTCTCAATCACTGTCGGCATGGGCGGCCACGGGCGGCCGCCCCTGCGGAATCCGGTCTTGAAGGCGCGGGGGCAACCTCCCGTGGTTGCCCGTTCAGCTACTGACCGCCCCTTCCGGCTGGCGCCGGCGAGAAGCGGCTCAGATTGCTCTGACCGGGCGCGCCGGCCGATCCGGCGGCGGCGACGCCCACCATGGCGTTGATCTCATCTCGGGTCCACTTCGCCTTGAGCAACGACATGTAAAGCGTGCGCGTGATTTGGGCGCGATCCTTGTGGGCGCCCATCGATAGCATCAGGTTGTTCTTTCCGACGACTGCCGCCGACGCTCCGAGCTTCTTGACGCACCCGTCAATATCCGCCGGGTCGCACACGACGATGGCCAGTGCCTTCTTCGCCTTGAACTTCTCTGCAAACGCGGTATCCATCGCGCCAGGCTCGGTCACCATGACCGGCTTCTGGGCGTTGTCGAGCACATCGCCGAGAAGACTGGCTTGCGGGCGCACGAGGTTGACCACAATGTTGGCGGCCTCCATCGCCTTTAATGCCGCCTTGCCGTCGGCCGACAGCTTCTCGCCAAACCACGTGCCGTCAGGCCCGGCGACGTCGATACGACCGAAGTTCAGCAGCGCCGCCGCGGCTTCCATCGTCTGGATGCTGCCCTGGAAGACGCCAGGACCGCGGACGCCGGTGCTGTACCTCGCGCCGCCACCACCGCCCCGGCCGCCACGACCGCCGGCCGCTGTGGCTCCGGCGGCCTGCATCTCCCTGATGCGCTGCGTCATCGCCGTCATCAGTTCGCCGTTGGTGGACACTCGCACGAACGACCAGCCGCCTCGTCCGCCCCCGCCCTCTCCTGCAACGTCGGGCACGACGAATCGCTGCGCGTTGTACTGGTCGAGGCGATCGGAGACGATCAGGTTGACCTCGGTTTCGTTCGCCACGTTCAACGCGCCCTGCAGAACAAACTGCCCGGTCGACCCCAGAATGTCCGCCTCGATCTTCGACGGGTCATCGGTGGAGTCGTGGTAGTCGGGATGGCCACCGCGGCCGCTCGTCATCAACGCCAGCGCTTCGATGCCGCGCGAGATGAACGCCGAGTAGTCGCTGCCACCGGCACCGGCTTCGCTCGCGTCCACGATTTTCGCGATTGCCGGATCCTGGTCCTTCATGATCACCTTGAAGATCGACGGGAAGTTCAGCGCGCCCGGCGCGCCGATGCGATCGCCGAGGCCGACCATATCCATGTTGAAGTTGGTGACGACGGTGTCCATCTTCACGCCGTCGGTCGGGTTCTCGGCCCAGTAGTTGGAGCCCAGCAACCCCTGTTCCTCGCCGCACCACAAGCCGAAGATGATCGTCCGCTTCGGCTGCACCTTGTTGACAGCCATCAGGCGCGCCACCTCGAGCACCACCGCGGATCCGGACGCGTTGTCGTCCGCGCCGTTGTACACGATGCCGTCGCGGACCCCATTGTGATCAAGATGACCGCCAAGGACGACGTACTGGGTTTTCAACGTCGGATCGGTGCCGTCGATCTTCGCGACGACGTTGCGGGAGAAGTTGTTCTTGAACGCCTCGCCGTAGAGCGACACCGATGCGTAGCCCTTGAGCTGGGCCGTCTTGCCGGTTCGGATCGAGTGGGTCTTCTTGTTCTTGATGTCCTGCCGGTAGAGGCCGATTCGGCGGCCGTACGCGTTGGCCGACTCCTGCGGATCGGTCCACATGATCGAGTCGAATACGCTCTTTTCAATATTTGTCACGTAGACGAACGAGGTCTTGAATGGCGACGCGCCGACGGCACCGCCCCTGCCTCCACCGCCAGCCGGTCTGGCCGCGGCGGCTCCGGGGAATCCCGCAGCCGGTGCCGGTGGATCGTAGAGCATGATGCCAGCCGCGCCCTTCTCGTAGGCCGTCATCGCCTTCTTCTGATCAACCGACTCGTCGACAAATTCGTCCTTCGCATCAGCCGCCGCCGGCGCCGCGCCGGGCGGCGCAAACTGGATACGCACGGCCGGAGCCGCGGCGGGCGAACCCTTCAACGCGACGACAATCTTGCCTTTGACGTCGATGCCTGCGTACTCGTCAAGGCCCTTGGCCGGCGCCGAGATGCCATACCCCACGAACACGACATCGGCGTTCAC
This window of the Acidobacteriota bacterium genome carries:
- a CDS encoding cytochrome c oxidase subunit 3 family protein — its product is MSGTHSDEPSVLQHHFDNLGQQFEASALGMWVFLVTEVLFFGGLFTAYMVYRMTYPEAFAEASHQLNIVLGGTNTAVLIGSSLTMAMAVYAAQQGDRHKQVLFLVLTMVLGMVFLGVKSVEYSHKFAEGLVPGPNFRFEGDAIHAQLFFSLYFVMTGLHALHMIVGIGIMAVLTVFAWRGRYTSRYHTPVDVSGLYWHFVDIVWIFLFPLLYLIDRHGAVR
- a CDS encoding CBS domain-containing protein, with product MADSLLFLTELMGMRVYDLKGRKIGRLRDACLVPSVDPVLVDRYLVGGELTWWTVRQDQVERISLDGIYLRDEQLTPYHEDEYMLRMVRDLLDQQIIDIHGRKVVRVNDVTLELKRANSHDQLWVREVDVGMRSIFRRLCQGIVPPRLVRRMMMRIPPNSIRWEFCNIVEPDPQRRLRLKIDMTALEDMHPADLADIVEELSHEDREAVFEAIDSEVAADTLSEVDDPRTQASILESLEADRAADIVEEMDPDEAADVLAELEDEKSEAILDEMEAEPKTEVEELLEFHEKSAGGMMTSEFVAVADTGTVADAMAAVREQVEHIDTLTNLFLVDADGRLTGSLPVGRLLLAEAPTLLRDLAADDEIVSVVVTERRDRVTEIVDKYNLMALPVVDEHGALVGAITADDIISVLRQE
- a CDS encoding Nramp family divalent metal transporter; this translates as MLDRLPRQWLVFFAVIGPGFVTAMVDNDAGGIYTYSQAGAKFGYMMLWTLPPIALLLVVTQEMNARMGAVTGKGLSDLIREEFGLRTTFVVMILLVLGNFTNVVAEFAGVASALELFHISKFISVPLAALAVWLLVVKGTYASVEKIFLGACVVYIAYIVAAVLISPDWEASALASVRPVLLWDAAYLTLLVGLVGTSVAPWMQFYLQAAVVEKGITVKDYRESRVEVIVGCIVMVVVAFFIIVACAAAIYKTGPRDINNAAEAAKALRPFGEYAYLLFSAGLLNASLFAASILPLSTAYSVCEGLGFESGVNKRFREAPIFYWLYTGLIVIGAAVVLLPNFPLIKMILFSQVVNGVLLPVILVFMIKLVNKTDLMGEWVNPHFYNVIAWIAVVVLAGLTFVLTGLTVRDMYFSG
- a CDS encoding M20/M25/M40 family metallo-hydrolase, with product MRRSTVLSFALAVCLAIVVSVRTTAEPTKIKVDGKIIKGYITFLAADEQQGRRTLTPGYEKMAEWAAGKFKEWGLKPAGENGTYFQKVTITGARSTLVWTTGVPSLIISSRAFQLREGDFTVSPLSTPGALVNADVVFVGYGISAPAKGLDEYAGIDVKGKIVVALKGSPAAAPAVRIQFAPPGAAPAAADAKDEFVDESVDQKKAMTAYEKGAAGIMLYDPPAPAAGFPGAAAARPAGGGGRGGAVGASPFKTSFVYVTNIEKSVFDSIMWTDPQESANAYGRRIGLYRQDIKNKKTHSIRTGKTAQLKGYASVSLYGEAFKNNFSRNVVAKIDGTDPTLKTQYVVLGGHLDHNGVRDGIVYNGADDNASGSAVVLEVARLMAVNKVQPKRTIIFGLWCGEEQGLLGSNYWAENPTDGVKMDTVVTNFNMDMVGLGDRIGAPGALNFPSIFKVIMKDQDPAIAKIVDASEAGAGGSDYSAFISRGIEALALMTSGRGGHPDYHDSTDDPSKIEADILGSTGQFVLQGALNVANETEVNLIVSDRLDQYNAQRFVVPDVAGEGGGGRGGWSFVRVSTNGELMTAMTQRIREMQAAGATAAGGRGGRGGGGGARYSTGVRGPGVFQGSIQTMEAAAALLNFGRIDVAGPDGTWFGEKLSADGKAALKAMEAANIVVNLVRPQASLLGDVLDNAQKPVMVTEPGAMDTAFAEKFKAKKALAIVVCDPADIDGCVKKLGASAAVVGKNNLMLSMGAHKDRAQITRTLYMSLLKAKWTRDEINAMVGVAAAGSAGAPGQSNLSRFSPAPAGRGGQ
- a CDS encoding cytochrome C oxidase subunit IV family protein; the protein is MVNDVTHADVEYGGTERPKHLVPLRVYFAVFAALMTLTALTVFAAMQDLGPFNTVVALVIACTKAVLVVLYFMHVRYSTKLTWAVIAGGVFWLLLLLLMTLSDYITRGPGWLHFG
- the ctaD gene encoding cytochrome c oxidase subunit I, which codes for MDTAATPHSNYLTDGYSLKSWLLTRDHKRIGLLYLFSVTAFFLLGAFFAGIIRLELLTPAGDLVSSDIYNRLFTMHGVVMIFFFLIPSIPSVLGNFLVPIMIGAKDLAFPRLNLLSWYLYTFGGLFTLWALVTGGVDTGWTFYTPYSSSFSNSNVALVIVGIFINGFSSILTGLNFIVTIHKMRAPGMTWFRMPLFVWAHYATSLIFVLGTPVIAITLLMVGAERVLHLGIFDPKLGGDPVLFQHLFWFYSHPAVYIMILPAMGVASELVAAFSRKAIFGYEFVAFSSLAIAVFGFLVWGHHMFVSSESVYSAMAFSLLSFLVAIPSAVKVFNWSATMYKGSISFEAPMLYVFGFIGLFMIGGLTGLFLAAIAVDVHVTDTYFVVAHFHYIMVGGAIMMYMGGLHFWWPKIFGKLYNEFWAQVAAVTIFVGFNLTFFPQFIVGYLGMPRRYHAYPPEFQLWNILSTAGATVLAVGYAMPAFYLLHSLFKGKRAPSNPWGAKGLEWETTSPPPTHNFETPPVVTEPPYNYAK
- a CDS encoding DHCW motif cupin fold protein, coding for MPITGVPFGVTDWSKVPSTDHPGETGTARWKTFEAGNIRVRMVEYSPGYLADHWCSRGHVLLVLEGELVTELKDGRTFTLRPGQSYQVADNEEPHRSRTASGAKLFVVD
- the coxB gene encoding cytochrome c oxidase subunit II, whose amino-acid sequence is MPQTQLLPEQASTMAPRVDALYFFLLAVAAFFTLLIAGLVIYFAFKYRRRSKNEAGVPIHGSIWLEATWTIIPIIIVLVIFGWSSSIFFSMARPPAKTLDVYVVGKQWMWKFQHPDGHMEVNELHVPVGVDVKLTMTSQDVIHDVYIPNFRLKADVLPGKYTHMWFKATKPGKYHLFCAEYCGTNHSGMVGWITVQERAEYEQWLAGSSGQGTTMAQAGEKLFKDLACSSCHQTDTIGRGPTLVGLYDNKVTLDNGSTVMADDAYLRESITNPRAKVVAGFQPVMPSFQGLVSEEGLLQILEYIKSLRTTPSNATGVVPPPAPAIPAKK
- a CDS encoding Uma2 family endonuclease; protein product: MQPVPRVPPFDRPATYDDLVQLADNLVAEIVNGELHASPRPTPPHAVAASGLGALVSVPYHYGKGGPGGWWILDEPELHLGPDVLVPDVAGWRRSRMAQPPKTAYFPLAPDWICEVVSPKTAALDRVRKLTIYARESIPHAWLIDPIGRSLEVLRLESGRWTIVSTHMCDEVVRAEPFVELDLELSSLWADIAE